atttttaactttatCTGTGATTAAGAATACGGAatggtacatatattaaattagtgtttaagttataaaaaattaaatgcaatataatacttagccctaacccgaatatgggttccacaacataaaaactatataaaaattatacaaaaattacttcccaatagacaacttattaacatatattaatcattattaatattcgaatcatatattaatgaatcattttcttcattatattttttattttttctcttaaacattgtttttgagatcgtttccgaaatccaagtgacgaatactaatataaaaattttaaaaaatgtataatttatttatattcacaaaTTAATCAGTGATgaatatattgtttaattgatttattatttaccttatattCAATTCCCAAGAAAATTGATAATGCAACAATCATAAATGCAATTGGAATTAGTGTCCTTTTTATTACGAATCTTCGTGAATATGTTGGAAGAGTTGGAAATtgattacatttattttttaaattacaataatcatttgataatgtagatAATAATTGATTATAGGGGCTGCCTTCACCATTATAATAATCTTCATTAAgctcatcatattttttagcaAATTCATTAGCTTTTTCCGAAAAATTATTGCAATTTTGCTTTTCTTCATTAACCCCAGTACAAAtgtcacataataatataaatgcatcataaaatttagacatatctttaatatcaatACTCATCAAAtcttcttttatatatataagatcATTATAAGTCTGATAACCAGTAACATCTTTTATTCTCTCATTATACTTCTGaccattatatatatatgtttcatAAAAAAACTCTGTAGTGAcgttttcattaattttgttaaggtttaacatataccctaaccatatcaaaatgtaatcaacaatattgatgtTATTTCTTGCAGGAGAGGGAGTCACACCACAATCCTTGTAGAATTGatccaacaaatataaacatccagcattaattttatcgaaaataCCATCACATGATCCTTcattacaatattttttcaaatttttatcaaaatttgtATCAATTCCTACAACCACATCATAAGATAACCATTCCCTTACATTCTTGAACCttttacactaagaaaacatttaaaaacaattaataaaaacgcaaattattaaaataaagtttaatgatatttatgtaataaaatatcaaaaaatgtaaaggaaattattattattaaaaaattatataccaCTTCAacattcattataatgggattttatttttgatttgtaaattgagtatAGGCATGTTCTTTTATATACAATGCCCCCAATATGTGACataaatactttaacccAATATATAACagctgtctgtagttaaatatatatatgtttttcaataattaaattaatatagaataataaaataatgttattactaaaaaaaggTTTTATTAG
The Plasmodium yoelii strain 17X genome assembly, chromosome: 4 genome window above contains:
- a CDS encoding PIR protein, which produces MNVEVCKRFKNVREWLSYDVVVGIDTNFDKNLKKYCNEGSCDGIFDKINAGCLYLLDQFYKDCGVTPSPARNNINIVDYILIWLGYMLNLNKINENVTTEFFYETYIYNGQKYNERIKDVTGYQTYNDLIYIKEDLMSIDIKDMSKFYDAFILLCDICTGVNEEKQNCNNFSEKANEFAKKYDELNEDYYNGEGSPYNQLLSTLSNDYCNLKNKCNQFPTLPTYSRRFVIKRTLIPIAFMIVALSIFLGIEYKYSSLGFRKRSQKQCLREKIKNIMKKMIH